In Ramlibacter sp., the sequence CAGCGGTTGACCTGCAGCTCGCCAATGGTGGTGGCCACCGCCTGCGTGACCTGCAGCGACGACATCATGTAGCCGAACAAAATCGAGGTGCCGATGATCATCAGCAGCATGCCCGACTCGCGCAGGCCGTCGCGCATGATGTGCCACAGGTCCGCCGGCCGCCACACGCGGTAGATCACCACGACCATCACCAGGCACAGCATGGCGCCCACGCCCGCGGCCTCCGATGGCGTGGCAATGCCGCCATACAGCGCATACACCACGCCGACGATCACCGCGATGAAGGGCAGCAGCTTGGGCAGCAGCTCGAACTTTTCCTTGATGGAGTAGATGCGGTCCTCGTCCACCAGCTTGGTGCCGCGCTTCCAGCTGATGAACAGGGCCCAGGCCATGAACAGGCCGGTCAGCAGCAGGCCCGGGATGATGCCGGCAATGAACAGCCGGCCAATCGAGGTCTCCGACGCAATGCCGTACAGGATCATGGTGACGCTGGGCGGGATCAGGATGCCCAGCGTGCCGCCGGCCGCGATGGCGCCCGTGGCGAGGTCGGCGTCGTAGCCGCGCCGGCGCATCTCGGGAATGCCCATCTTGCCGATGGCCGCGCAGGTGGCGGGCGACGAGCCCGTGAGCGCCGAGAACAGCGCGCAGGCGCCGATGTTGGAGATCACCAGCGAGCCCGGCACCCGGTGCAGCCAGCGCGCCAGGGCTTCATACAGGTCGCTGCCGGCGCGCGAGGAGGCCACGGCGGCGCCCATGATGACGAACATGGGCAGCGAGACCAGGGTGAAGTCGCTCAGGCCCGCAAAGACGGTTTCGGGCACGAAGTGGATGCTGTTCCAGCCGTCGAACACGACCATGAAGAACAGCGCCACCGCGCCCAGTCCGAAGGCGATGGGCAGACCGGTGGCGAGCACGCCGCAGGTCACCACGAAAATCAGCAGTCCAATGACCAGCGGGCTCATGAAAAATTCCTTCGCACGGTGCGATGGGTTACAGGCGGTCTTCGGCGGCCAGGCCGAAGGGGAGTTCGCGCCGCGACAGGACCATGTAGGCCTCGGCCACGAACTGCAGGCACAGCAGGCCCAGGCCCACCGGCACGGCCAGGTAGGGAATCCACAGCCGGGCGCGCCAGATCGAGGGCGTGGTCTGGCCGGACTTCCAGGTCTCGTACCACCAGGGCACGGCCGCATACAGGAAGAAGCCGCAGAAGGCGAGCGCCACCACGCAGCCCACCAGATGCAGCGCGCGCCGGGTGGGCACGCCCACCATCAGCGGCACCACGTCCACGCTCACGTGGCCGCGCGTGAGCAGGATGAAGGGCGCGCCGATGAAGGTGGCCGCCACCAGCGAGAAGGTGACGAACTCGGTCTGCCAGATCGACGACTGGCCGAGCACGGCCCGCACGAACACCATCTGGCAGACCACCCCCACCGACACCAGAATCATCGCGGCGGCGATGACGCCAAAGAACCGGGAGACGGCGTTGACCGCCGCCACCCAGACCGGCAGGGGGCTGGCGTTACTTGACACTCAGCGCCTTCTCGATGAGCTCCTTGCCGCCGGGAACCTTCTCGGCGAAGACCTTGTACGAGGTCTTCTGGGCCACGGCGCGCCAGGCGTCGGCTTCGGCGTCGGTCAGGGTCACGACCTGCACATTGTTCTTCTTGAAGGTCTCGACCATCTTGTCGTCCATCTTCTTGGACTCGGCGGTGAAGTAGGCCTCGGCCTTCTTGGAAGCGGCGGTCAGGGCCTTCTTCTGCGCGTCGTTGAGCTTGTCCCAGCTGCGCTTGGACACCAGCACGGGCTCATACATGAACCACAGGGCGTTGTCGCCCGGGGCGGTCAGGCACTTGAGCTGCTCGTAAAGGCGGAACGAGACAAAGCTGCCCGACGAGGTGTCGGTGCCCTGGGCCACGCCCTGTTGCAGCGCGTTGTAGACCTCGTTGGACGGGATCGAGACGATGGACGCGCCCGCGCCGGCCCACATCTGCGCAAAGGTGGCGCCGGCCGAGCGGACCTTCAGCCCCGAAGCATCGTCGGGCTTGCGGATGCATTTGTCCTTGCCGCCAAAGGCGCCGGCCAGCCAGGCGTCGGCCAGCACATGGGCGCCGCCCTGGTCGATGATGCCCTTGATGTCCTTCATGAACGGCGAGCCATTGATGCGCTCGGCATGCTCGTGGCTCTTGACCAGGCCCGGCATCAGCGTCGCGCCGAACTGCGGGTGAAAGCCCGAGGCGTAGTCCAGCGGGAACGAGGTCATGTCGATCTGGCCGGTGAGCATGGCCTTCCACTGTTCCTGGGCCTTGACCAGGCTGGAGCCGGGGAACACCTTGATTTCCAGGCCTACATTGGCGGCGTTCACCTCGCGCGCAATCATCTGCACCATCTCGTCGCGCACGTCGCCCTTGCCGCCGGGGAACTGGTGCGAGGCCTTGAAGGTGATGTTGTCGGCCAGCGCGGGGGCGCTGACGACCACAGCGGACAACAGGCCCGCCAGGGCGTTGATCAGGGGTCGACGATTCATGGTGTGGTCTCCAGTTGGGTTGGGTGGAAAAAACAGGAGGCTCCCGTTTTTGTATGCACGAGCATATTTAATTAATACGCCAAGACGATTAGTGAATACCATGATGCGGGCAAAACCGGGCTGTGCCATGGTCCATGGACGCGAAACGGGAGAATCCGCGCATGAAAATGTCCGAACAGCTTCGGGAAAAAATCGAAGAGCTGATCGCTACCGGCGAGTTGCCGCCAGGAAGTTCGCTGGAAGAGGCGGCGCTGGCCGAGCGCTATGGCGTCTCGCGCACCCCCGTGCGCGAGGCGCTGATCCAGCTCGCCACCGAAGGCCTGATCGAGATGCGGCCGCGCCGCGGCGCGGTGGTGACCAGCATCAGCCCGATGCGGCTGATCGAGATGTTCGAGGTCATGGCCGAGCTGGAGGCCATGTGCGGCCGGCTGGCCGCGCGGCGCATGACCGAGCGCGAACGGCTGGACCTGGCGGCCGCGCATGCGGCCTGCGAGGCCGCGCTGGGCGAGCGCAACGACTACTTCTATTGCAACGAGCGTTTCCACGCCGCCATTTACGCCGGCAGCCACAACAGTTTCCTGAGCGAACAGGCGCTGCAGATGCAGCGGCGGCTGCGGCCCTACCGGCGCCTGCAGCTGCGCGTGCCCAACCGCATGTCGGCGTCGTTTTCAGAGCATTCGGAGATCGTGCGGGCCATTGTGGAGGGCGACGCGCAGGCTGCGGCCCAGGCCATGCGCGACCATGTGATGGTGCAGGGCGAGCGCTTTGGCGACCTGCTGGCCTCGCTGACCGACCTCGCGCCCGCCACGGCCGAGGCCTGAGCGGGCCGGGCCCGGGCTAGATCAGCTTTTCCTCGGGACGCGAGATCTTGCGCAGCGGCTTGCTGCGCTCGGGCGCCACCATCAGCGGCACTTCGGTCTGGCCACCGTTCCACAGCGGGTCCTCGATGCTGTCGAACACCTCGCGCAGCTTCTGCCCCCAGCTGCCGTGCAGCATGCGGAAGTACGGGTTCTGCTCGTCGATGCAGACCACCTTGTCGGTCTGGAAGCTGTTGGCCTCGTACACCACCAGGTCCAGCGGCAGGCCGACCGACAGGTTGGACTTGAGCGTGGAGTCCATCGACACCAGCGCGCACTTGGCGGCTTCGTTGAGCGGCGTGGCCGGCGTGATCACGCGGTCCAGCACCGGCTTGCCGTATTTGGACTCGCCGATCTGGAAGTACGGCGTCTCGGACGTGGCCTCAATGAAGTTGCCGGCCGAATAGACCTGGAACAGGCGCATGCCCTCGCCCTGGATCTGGCCGCCAAAGATCAGCGTGACGTTGAACTCGACGCCGGCCAGCTTGAGCGAGGCGGCGTCGCGGTCGTACACATGGCGCACGGCCGCGCCCAGCACCCGGGTGGCGTCGAACATGCTCTTGGCGTTCCAGATGGTGATGGGCTCGCTCTCGGGCGTTTCCTGCAGCTGCTCGACCTGCAGGATCTCGCGCACCGACTGGGCCACGCTGAGGTTGCCGGCCGACAGCAGCACCATGAAGCGGTCGCCGGGCCGTTCATAGACGATCATCTTGCGGAAGGTGCTGATGTTGTCCAGGCCCGCGTTGGTGCGCGAGTCGGACAGGAACACCAGCCCGGCATTGAGTTTGAGGCCGACGCAGTAGGTCATGGTTGGGCGAGTTTTTTCAGTTGGTACAGCACATCGAGGGCTTCGCGCGGACTCAATGCGTCGGGATTCAGGGCGGCCAGCGCCGCTTCGGCGGCGGATGGCCCGGCTGCTTCGGCCTCGGGCGGGGCGGCAAACAAGTCTACCTGCTCACGGCTTTCGGCCTGCTGGCTTTCGAGCGCGGCCAGCGCGTGGCGCGCATGGTTGACCACGCCGGCCGGCATGCCCGCCAGCCGCGCCACCTGGATGCCGTAGCTGCGGCTGGCCGGGCCGGCCTGGATCTCGTGCAAAAACACGATGTCGGCGCCCGACTCGGCGGCGCTCACGTGCACGTTCACGGCCGCATGGTGGCGGGCCGGAAACTCGGTGAGCTCGAAGTAGTGGGTGGCGAACAAGGTATAGGCCTGGGTCTTGTCGTGCAGGTGCGCGGCAATGCCTGAAGCAAGGGCCAGGCCATCAAAGGTGCTGGTGCCCCGGCCGATCTCGTCCATGAGCACCAGCGACTGCGGCGTGGCGCTGTGCAGGATCTGCGCGGCCTCGGTCATTTCCAGCATGAAGGTGGACTGTGCGTTGGCCAGGTCGTCGGCCGCGCCGATGCGGGTGTGGATGGCGTCCAGCGGCCCCAGCCGGCAGGCGCTGGCGGGCACATAGCTGCCCATGCTGGCGAGCAGGCTGATGATGGCCACCTGGCGCATGTAGGTGCTCTTGCCGCCCATGTTGGGGCCGGTGATGACCTGCATGCGCTGCTTCGGGCCCAGGCGGGTGTCGTTGGCAATGAAGCTGCCGCCCGAGGTTTCGGCCAGCCGCGCCTCGACCACCGGGTGGCGGCCCTGGGTGATGTCGATGCCGGGCTCGCGGCTGAACCGGGGCTGGCACCAGTTGAGCGTGAGCGAGCGCTCGGCCAGCGCGCACAGCGTGTCCAGCGCGGCCAGCGCACCGGCCAGCCGGGTCAGCGCGGGCACAAAGGCCTGGAGCTGGTCCAGCAGCTGCTCGTACAGCCACTTCTCGCGCGCCAGCGCGCGCTCCTGCGCGCTCAGGGCCTTGTCTTCAAAGGCCTTGAGCTCGGGCGTGATGAAGCGCTCGGCGTTTTTCAGGGTCTGGCGGCGCCGGTAGTCGTCAGGCACCTTGTCGATCTGGCCCTGCGTGACCTCGATGTAGAAGCCGTGCACCTTGTTGAACTGCACCCGCAGGTTGGCGATGCCGGTGCGGGCCTTTTCGCGGGTTTCGAGGTCGAGCAGAAAGCCGTCGCAGTTGGTCTGGATGGCGCGCAGCTCGTCCAGCTCGGCGTCAAAGCCGTGGGCGATCACGCCGCCGTCGCGCACCAGCGCGGCGGGCTCGT encodes:
- a CDS encoding TRAP transporter large permease; its protein translation is MSPLVIGLLIFVVTCGVLATGLPIAFGLGAVALFFMVVFDGWNSIHFVPETVFAGLSDFTLVSLPMFVIMGAAVASSRAGSDLYEALARWLHRVPGSLVISNIGACALFSALTGSSPATCAAIGKMGIPEMRRRGYDADLATGAIAAGGTLGILIPPSVTMILYGIASETSIGRLFIAGIIPGLLLTGLFMAWALFISWKRGTKLVDEDRIYSIKEKFELLPKLLPFIAVIVGVVYALYGGIATPSEAAGVGAMLCLVMVVVIYRVWRPADLWHIMRDGLRESGMLLMIIGTSILFGYMMSSLQVTQAVATTIGELQVNRWVILAAINLLLLVAGCFLPPAAIILMTTPILMPVITACGFDPIWFGVILTINMELGLITPPVGLNLFVINGITPDVKLPTILKGAFPFMLCMVLAILILCVFPELATWLPSKVMG
- a CDS encoding TRAP transporter small permease, which gives rise to MSSNASPLPVWVAAVNAVSRFFGVIAAAMILVSVGVVCQMVFVRAVLGQSSIWQTEFVTFSLVAATFIGAPFILLTRGHVSVDVVPLMVGVPTRRALHLVGCVVALAFCGFFLYAAVPWWYETWKSGQTTPSIWRARLWIPYLAVPVGLGLLCLQFVAEAYMVLSRRELPFGLAAEDRL
- the dctP gene encoding TRAP transporter substrate-binding protein DctP, giving the protein MINALAGLLSAVVVSAPALADNITFKASHQFPGGKGDVRDEMVQMIAREVNAANVGLEIKVFPGSSLVKAQEQWKAMLTGQIDMTSFPLDYASGFHPQFGATLMPGLVKSHEHAERINGSPFMKDIKGIIDQGGAHVLADAWLAGAFGGKDKCIRKPDDASGLKVRSAGATFAQMWAGAGASIVSIPSNEVYNALQQGVAQGTDTSSGSFVSFRLYEQLKCLTAPGDNALWFMYEPVLVSKRSWDKLNDAQKKALTAASKKAEAYFTAESKKMDDKMVETFKKNNVQVVTLTDAEADAWRAVAQKTSYKVFAEKVPGGKELIEKALSVK
- a CDS encoding GntR family transcriptional regulator — its product is MKMSEQLREKIEELIATGELPPGSSLEEAALAERYGVSRTPVREALIQLATEGLIEMRPRRGAVVTSISPMRLIEMFEVMAELEAMCGRLAARRMTERERLDLAAAHAACEAALGERNDYFYCNERFHAAIYAGSHNSFLSEQALQMQRRLRPYRRLQLRVPNRMSASFSEHSEIVRAIVEGDAQAAAQAMRDHVMVQGERFGDLLASLTDLAPATAEA
- a CDS encoding proteasome-type protease, with product MTYCVGLKLNAGLVFLSDSRTNAGLDNISTFRKMIVYERPGDRFMVLLSAGNLSVAQSVREILQVEQLQETPESEPITIWNAKSMFDATRVLGAAVRHVYDRDAASLKLAGVEFNVTLIFGGQIQGEGMRLFQVYSAGNFIEATSETPYFQIGESKYGKPVLDRVITPATPLNEAAKCALVSMDSTLKSNLSVGLPLDLVVYEANSFQTDKVVCIDEQNPYFRMLHGSWGQKLREVFDSIEDPLWNGGQTEVPLMVAPERSKPLRKISRPEEKLI
- the mutS gene encoding DNA mismatch repair protein MutS, with the protein product MSKPDAPPHTPMMTQYLGLKADFPDTLLFYRMGDFYELFWADAEKAARLLDITLTRRGMSAGEPVVMAGVPFHSVENYLARLIRLGESVAICEQVGDVATSKGPVERKVVRVVTPGTLTDTELLNDKAEAILLAVHQGPRHRLGLAWLSLTQGELHLAECAADELETWVARTAPSELLYSADVTTPFLQRIKALRMGATLSLTQRPEWQFDAALGQRKLLEQLQAASLSAWQADDVPLAHAAAAALLGFAEHTQGRALSHLHSLRVQRSDELIDLPQTTRRNLELTQTLRGEDAPTLLSLLDTCLTGMGSRMLRSWLLEPRRDRGQAQQRLQAIAALRDGPGQALRAALKGTSDVERITARTALRQVRPRELVALQFSLQKSEQLAAALSGLEPYLTQIAGHLQPPPGCAPLLARALLDEPAALVRDGGVIAHGFDAELDELRAIQTNCDGFLLDLETREKARTGIANLRVQFNKVHGFYIEVTQGQIDKVPDDYRRRQTLKNAERFITPELKAFEDKALSAQERALAREKWLYEQLLDQLQAFVPALTRLAGALAALDTLCALAERSLTLNWCQPRFSREPGIDITQGRHPVVEARLAETSGGSFIANDTRLGPKQRMQVITGPNMGGKSTYMRQVAIISLLASMGSYVPASACRLGPLDAIHTRIGAADDLANAQSTFMLEMTEAAQILHSATPQSLVLMDEIGRGTSTFDGLALASGIAAHLHDKTQAYTLFATHYFELTEFPARHHAAVNVHVSAAESGADIVFLHEIQAGPASRSYGIQVARLAGMPAGVVNHARHALAALESQQAESREQVDLFAAPPEAEAAGPSAAEAALAALNPDALSPREALDVLYQLKKLAQP